Proteins co-encoded in one Capnocytophaga ochracea DSM 7271 genomic window:
- a CDS encoding ABC transporter ATP-binding protein, giving the protein MKLKRFIPYILPYKKQAILNIFFNILYSLFSALSFVALIPMLDVLFGKAQTVAEAPVYSGNLLDLGSYGKAYLNYKVGILAGENTIWALGIVIALVISLFLLKNMFSYLASFFITYLRNGVLRDLRDALYKKVVSQPIAFFSEQRKGDIMSRMVGDVNEVQYSLLSGLEAFVREPLTILFSILVMLGISVKLTVFTFVFIPIAAAVISRIGKSLKKNSIALQQEQGRFLSLIEETIGGLRIIKAFNAEGIFSKKFKESSNTFNRLSNKVMNRQNLGSPMSEFLGILMIAILLWFGGSLVLVDKTLEGTQFIAFMGLAYNILTPAKAISKASYDMRKGNAAAERILEILDYENPIKECENPVVISDFTTAVALKDITFAYAELPVLTHFSLEIPKGKTIALVGQSGSGKSTIANLITRFYDVNQGEVLIDGVNVKDMQTASLRKLIGVVSQDSILFNDTVKNNLLIGKPDATDEELVTAAKIANAYEFIKDLPKGFDTNIGDAGSKLSGGQKQRLSIARAVLKNPPIMVLDEATSALDTESERLVQNALENMMKNRTSVVIAHRLSTIQNADQIVVMQKGQIVEQGTHTELIQRNGMYKKLVEMQSFEQ; this is encoded by the coding sequence ATGAAACTCAAGAGATTTATCCCTTATATATTGCCTTATAAGAAACAGGCAATACTGAACATATTTTTCAATATTCTTTATTCACTCTTTAGTGCACTTTCGTTTGTGGCACTTATCCCGATGCTTGATGTACTTTTTGGCAAAGCGCAAACAGTAGCTGAAGCTCCTGTATATTCGGGTAATTTGTTGGATTTAGGGAGTTATGGTAAAGCCTACTTAAACTACAAAGTAGGAATTCTTGCGGGAGAAAATACTATTTGGGCTCTTGGAATAGTGATTGCTTTGGTAATTTCACTCTTCTTGCTGAAGAATATGTTTAGCTATTTAGCTTCTTTTTTCATCACTTACCTTCGCAATGGTGTATTACGCGATTTGCGTGATGCACTTTACAAAAAGGTTGTAAGCCAACCGATAGCATTTTTCTCAGAACAGCGCAAAGGCGATATTATGTCGCGTATGGTAGGTGATGTAAACGAAGTACAATACTCATTGCTCTCGGGATTGGAGGCTTTTGTGAGAGAACCTCTTACTATTCTCTTTTCTATTTTGGTGATGCTAGGTATTAGCGTGAAACTTACAGTATTTACCTTTGTATTTATTCCTATTGCAGCGGCAGTAATTTCGAGGATAGGTAAATCACTAAAAAAGAATTCAATAGCTTTACAACAAGAGCAAGGGCGATTTCTTTCGCTCATAGAAGAGACTATAGGGGGATTGCGCATTATAAAGGCATTTAATGCTGAGGGTATTTTTTCTAAGAAATTTAAGGAATCTAGTAATACTTTTAACCGATTGAGCAATAAGGTAATGAACCGTCAGAACTTAGGGTCGCCAATGAGTGAGTTTCTCGGTATCCTGATGATTGCTATTTTGCTGTGGTTTGGAGGCTCGTTAGTGTTGGTAGATAAAACATTAGAGGGCACTCAATTCATTGCCTTTATGGGATTGGCGTACAATATTCTCACCCCCGCTAAGGCTATCAGTAAGGCATCATACGATATGCGAAAAGGGAATGCAGCAGCCGAACGTATTTTGGAAATCCTTGATTACGAGAATCCTATTAAAGAGTGTGAAAATCCTGTTGTAATTTCTGATTTTACCACTGCTGTAGCTCTGAAAGATATTACTTTTGCGTATGCTGAACTGCCCGTACTCACTCATTTTTCTTTGGAAATACCTAAAGGAAAGACAATTGCCTTAGTAGGGCAATCAGGGAGTGGCAAGAGCACTATTGCGAACCTTATCACTCGTTTTTACGATGTAAATCAGGGAGAGGTACTTATCGATGGGGTGAACGTAAAAGATATGCAAACTGCCTCCTTGCGAAAGCTCATAGGGGTGGTATCGCAGGATTCTATTCTTTTTAATGATACGGTAAAGAACAATCTGCTGATAGGAAAGCCCGATGCTACTGATGAAGAACTAGTGACAGCGGCTAAAATAGCTAATGCTTATGAATTTATAAAAGACCTTCCCAAGGGGTTCGATACCAACATAGGCGATGCAGGTAGTAAACTGAGTGGCGGACAAAAACAACGTCTTAGTATTGCTCGTGCAGTGCTGAAAAACCCACCTATAATGGTACTCGATGAGGCAACTTCGGCACTTGATACAGAAAGCGAGCGTTTGGTACAGAATGCCTTAGAAAATATGATGAAGAACCGCACTTCGGTAGTGATTGCACACCGGCTTTCAACAATCCAAAATGCTGACCAAATAGTAGTAATGCAAAAAGGGCAAATAGTAGAGCAGGGTACCCATACTGAGCTGATACAAAGGAATGGTATGTATAAAAAGTTAGTGGAAATGCAATCGTTTGAGCAATAA
- the tatC gene encoding twin-arginine translocase subunit TatC has translation MESSQDEMSFLDHLEALRWHLIRAIIAVLAVGVVAFVCKDFIFQIIFAPKNGDFFTYRMFCKIGHLFGFKSTFCAEQLPFTIQSRTMAGQFSAHIWTSIWAGVILAFPYVLYEVWKFISPALYENERKLARGFILIASLLFFIGVLFGYYLITPLSVNFLGSYSVSPEVRNQIDLNSYISVVRSSVISCGIIFELPIVVYFLTKLGVITPAFMRKYRRHAVIVVLIIAAIITPPDVVSQIIVSIPIMLLYEISIFISAYVLKKEQNKVI, from the coding sequence ATGGAATCATCACAAGATGAAATGTCCTTTTTAGACCATTTGGAAGCCTTGCGCTGGCACTTGATACGTGCTATTATAGCTGTTTTAGCAGTGGGTGTGGTAGCGTTTGTGTGTAAGGATTTTATTTTCCAAATCATCTTTGCTCCTAAGAATGGCGATTTCTTTACTTACAGAATGTTCTGTAAGATAGGTCATCTTTTTGGATTTAAAAGTACTTTTTGTGCTGAACAATTGCCTTTTACAATTCAAAGCCGTACAATGGCAGGGCAGTTTTCAGCTCATATCTGGACGTCTATTTGGGCAGGAGTGATTCTCGCATTTCCTTATGTGCTTTATGAAGTGTGGAAATTCATCAGTCCAGCACTTTATGAAAACGAGCGCAAGCTGGCTCGTGGCTTTATTCTCATTGCTTCTTTGCTGTTTTTTATAGGAGTTTTGTTTGGCTATTATCTCATCACCCCACTATCAGTGAATTTCTTAGGGTCTTATTCAGTAAGTCCCGAAGTGAGAAACCAAATAGATTTAAACTCTTATATTTCGGTAGTACGCTCGTCAGTCATTTCGTGTGGCATTATTTTTGAGCTACCTATTGTTGTTTATTTTCTTACCAAATTAGGAGTGATAACACCTGCTTTTATGCGAAAATATCGCCGGCACGCAGTCATTGTAGTGCTTATCATTGCAGCAATTATAACCCCTCCTGATGTAGTAAGCCAAATTATCGTGTCGATACCGATAATGCTCTTATACGAAATAAGTATTTTTATTTCAGCTTACGTTTTAAAAAAAGAACAAAACAAGGTAATTTAA
- the gap gene encoding type I glyceraldehyde-3-phosphate dehydrogenase: MSVKIGINGFGRIGRLVFRAAYERADVEIVGINDLLDVDYIAYLLKYDSVHGTFKGDVKVENGHLVVDGKKVRITAEKDPNNLKWNEVHADVVAECTGIFTTLEKAQAHINAGAKKVVISAPSADAPMFVMGVNHKSVKPTDTIVSNASCTTNCLSPVAKVLNDNFGIEEALMTTVHATTATQLTVDGPSKKDWRGGRSALCNIIPSTTGAAKAVGKVIPELNGKLTGMAFRVPTADVSVVDVTVRTKKATTLEEINAAMKKASEGELKGILGYTEDLVVSQDFVGCKLTSIYDAKAGIGLSANFFKVVSWYDNETGYSNKLVDLAQHIAKL, from the coding sequence ATGTCAGTAAAAATTGGAATTAACGGTTTCGGACGTATTGGACGTCTCGTATTCCGTGCTGCTTATGAAAGAGCCGACGTAGAAATCGTTGGTATTAACGACCTTTTGGATGTAGATTACATCGCTTATCTTTTGAAATACGATTCAGTTCACGGAACTTTTAAAGGTGATGTGAAAGTAGAAAATGGTCACTTAGTAGTAGATGGCAAAAAAGTGCGTATCACTGCTGAAAAAGACCCTAACAACCTTAAATGGAACGAAGTACACGCCGATGTAGTTGCTGAATGTACTGGTATCTTCACTACCTTAGAAAAAGCACAAGCTCACATCAATGCAGGGGCTAAAAAAGTAGTTATTTCTGCTCCATCAGCTGATGCTCCTATGTTTGTAATGGGTGTGAACCACAAATCAGTAAAACCTACTGATACTATCGTGTCTAACGCTTCTTGTACTACCAACTGTTTATCTCCTGTTGCTAAAGTATTGAATGATAACTTTGGTATTGAAGAAGCCTTAATGACTACTGTTCACGCTACAACAGCTACTCAATTGACTGTAGACGGTCCTTCTAAAAAAGACTGGAGAGGTGGACGTTCAGCACTTTGCAACATTATCCCTTCTACTACTGGTGCTGCTAAGGCTGTAGGTAAAGTAATCCCTGAATTGAATGGTAAACTTACTGGTATGGCATTCCGTGTGCCTACTGCTGATGTTTCGGTAGTAGATGTTACCGTTCGTACTAAAAAGGCAACTACCTTAGAAGAAATCAATGCTGCTATGAAAAAAGCATCAGAAGGTGAATTGAAAGGTATACTTGGATACACTGAAGACCTTGTAGTTTCTCAAGATTTTGTAGGTTGCAAACTTACTTCTATTTACGATGCAAAAGCTGGTATCGGTTTGAGTGCTAACTTCTTCAAAGTAGTTTCTTGGTACGATAACGAGACTGGTTATTCAAACAAATTGGTAGATTTGGCACAGCACATTGCTAAATTGTAA
- the lptB gene encoding LPS export ABC transporter ATP-binding protein has product MKLVVNNIIKIYKGRKVVKGVSLEVNQGEIVGLLGPNGAGKTTSFYMIVGLIKPNGGTIFLDNTEITSYPMYKRAQSGIGYLAQEASVFRKLSIEDNIKSVLQLTKLSKAEQQRKTDELIEEFGLGHIRKNRGDLLSGGERRRTEIARALATSPKFILLDEPFAGVDPIAVEDIQRIVAQLKDKNIGILITDHNVQETLAITDRTYLMFEGGILKSGVPEELAADEMVRKVYLGRNFELRRKKILED; this is encoded by the coding sequence ATGAAATTAGTAGTAAATAACATCATCAAAATATACAAAGGAAGAAAAGTAGTAAAAGGCGTTTCGCTGGAAGTAAACCAAGGTGAAATCGTAGGACTCTTGGGACCTAACGGAGCAGGAAAAACGACTTCCTTTTATATGATAGTGGGACTCATCAAGCCCAACGGTGGTACTATTTTTTTGGATAATACCGAAATCACCAGTTATCCGATGTACAAACGTGCTCAAAGCGGTATTGGGTATTTGGCACAAGAGGCTTCGGTATTTAGAAAGCTGAGTATTGAGGACAATATCAAAAGTGTCCTACAACTCACCAAACTTTCTAAGGCAGAACAACAACGCAAAACCGATGAGCTGATAGAAGAGTTTGGCTTAGGACATATTCGTAAAAATCGTGGAGACTTGCTTTCAGGGGGAGAACGTCGTCGTACAGAAATTGCACGAGCTTTGGCTACTAGTCCGAAGTTTATTTTGCTCGACGAGCCCTTTGCAGGGGTAGACCCTATAGCGGTGGAAGATATCCAACGCATTGTAGCACAGCTCAAAGACAAGAATATAGGTATTCTCATCACCGACCACAATGTACAGGAAACACTAGCCATTACCGACCGCACTTATTTGATGTTCGAGGGAGGAATCCTCAAATCAGGAGTGCCTGAAGAATTGGCAGCTGATGAGATGGTAAGAAAAGTATACCTTGGAAGAAACTTTGAATTGAGACGCAAGAAAATATTAGAAGATTAG
- a CDS encoding AMP-binding protein, with the protein MNEIDYKFVHKDFRINGFPIDRERLIILAVAYVKDGLPYRKSVGRFLLDWLDDRDYIEATTSGSTGIPKQIHLKKQGMVNSALATGEYLNLSPKNRALLCLPADFIAGKMMLIRAIILGLHLDIIRPSSMPLSLTSKDYDFCAMIPLQAAKSLTDLPRVKKVILGGASIDGELEAKLQNIPTEVYSSYGMTETISHIAMRRVNHTMEHETTYKAMPNVTFTQDDRNCLVINAPLIADHPVITNDIVNLISHSEFEWLGRFDNIINSGGFKVFPESVEHKIKKYIKGDYFITKEPDDELGQRAVLYVQGEEKDYPTLAHDIYMDKDILKYEVPRQIYFVPKFVYTDNQKLRRDETVKKYKK; encoded by the coding sequence ATGAACGAAATAGACTACAAATTTGTACATAAAGATTTTAGAATCAATGGATTTCCTATAGATAGAGAACGACTTATTATCTTGGCGGTAGCCTACGTGAAAGATGGTTTGCCTTACCGCAAATCGGTGGGGAGGTTTCTTTTGGATTGGCTTGACGACAGGGATTATATAGAAGCGACGACCTCTGGTTCTACTGGCATTCCTAAGCAAATTCACCTTAAGAAACAAGGTATGGTTAATTCGGCTTTGGCTACGGGTGAATATCTTAATCTTTCACCTAAGAATCGTGCTTTGTTGTGTTTGCCAGCTGACTTTATTGCAGGTAAGATGATGCTTATTCGCGCCATTATTTTAGGTTTACACCTTGATATTATTCGCCCTTCGTCTATGCCTTTATCGCTTACCAGTAAGGATTATGATTTCTGTGCAATGATACCTTTGCAAGCGGCGAAATCTCTTACTGATTTGCCTCGTGTGAAGAAGGTAATATTAGGAGGTGCTTCTATTGATGGAGAATTAGAAGCTAAATTACAGAATATTCCCACAGAAGTGTATTCGTCTTACGGAATGACTGAAACTATTTCGCATATTGCGATGCGCAGGGTAAATCACACGATGGAGCACGAAACTACCTATAAAGCAATGCCTAATGTTACGTTTACCCAAGACGACCGCAATTGTTTGGTAATTAATGCACCTTTGATTGCCGACCACCCTGTGATTACTAATGATATTGTAAATCTCATATCGCATAGTGAATTTGAGTGGTTAGGGCGTTTTGACAATATTATCAATTCGGGAGGCTTTAAAGTCTTTCCAGAAAGTGTAGAGCACAAGATTAAGAAGTACATCAAAGGTGATTACTTTATTACTAAAGAACCTGATGATGAATTAGGACAACGAGCAGTGCTTTACGTACAGGGTGAGGAGAAGGATTACCCTACTTTGGCACACGATATTTATATGGATAAAGATATACTGAAATACGAAGTGCCTCGCCAAATCTATTTCGTTCCTAAGTTTGTGTATACCGATAATCAAAAGCTAAGAAGGGACGAAACGGTTAAGAAATACAAGAAATAA
- the pepT gene encoding peptidase T has translation MKNLVDRFIKYIKIDSQSNPESETTPSTKKQWNMANLLVEELKAIGLQDVTVDENAYVMATLPSNVDYPVPTIGFISHFDTSPDFSGENVNPQFIENYDGGDIVLNKEQNIVLSPSYFEDLLLYKGNTIITTDGTTLLGADDKAGIAEIVTAMEYLVQHPEIKHGKIRVGFTPDEEIGRGAHKFDVKKFAADWAYTMDGGQIGELEYESFNAAGAKIHFKGKNVHPGTAKNKMINSMLVATQFINALPADEIPARTEGREGFYHITDISGDVENTVVQLIIRDHDRDLFNKRKAVVQQIVDDLNKQIPNVAVAEIKDQYYNMGEKIKPVMHIVEVAERAMKELGITPITKPIRGGTDGSQLSFMGLPCPNIFAGGHNFHGKYEFVPVENLEKATEVIIRIAELVAKK, from the coding sequence ATGAAAAATTTAGTAGACCGTTTTATTAAGTATATAAAAATAGACTCTCAGTCCAACCCTGAGAGCGAAACAACTCCTAGCACCAAAAAACAATGGAATATGGCAAACCTATTGGTAGAAGAATTGAAAGCTATTGGTTTGCAAGACGTAACTGTAGATGAAAACGCCTACGTGATGGCTACGTTGCCATCGAATGTAGATTACCCAGTGCCTACCATTGGTTTTATTTCTCACTTCGATACATCACCTGACTTCTCTGGTGAAAACGTAAATCCACAGTTTATAGAAAATTATGATGGGGGAGATATCGTCCTCAATAAAGAACAAAACATAGTGTTATCACCTTCTTATTTTGAGGATTTGTTGCTCTACAAAGGCAATACCATTATCACAACCGATGGTACTACCCTTTTAGGAGCTGACGATAAGGCTGGTATTGCTGAAATTGTAACCGCTATGGAATACCTCGTGCAACACCCTGAAATCAAACACGGCAAAATACGCGTAGGCTTTACCCCTGATGAGGAAATAGGACGTGGAGCGCATAAATTCGATGTGAAAAAATTCGCTGCCGACTGGGCTTATACAATGGACGGCGGACAAATAGGCGAACTTGAATATGAGAGTTTCAATGCAGCTGGGGCTAAAATTCACTTCAAAGGAAAGAACGTGCATCCTGGTACTGCCAAAAACAAAATGATAAACTCAATGCTCGTAGCTACTCAGTTTATCAATGCATTACCAGCCGATGAGATTCCAGCACGTACCGAAGGTCGCGAAGGATTCTATCATATTACTGATATTTCTGGAGATGTAGAAAATACGGTAGTACAGCTTATCATCCGCGACCACGACCGCGACCTTTTCAACAAACGCAAAGCCGTAGTACAGCAAATTGTAGACGACCTTAACAAGCAAATTCCTAATGTGGCAGTGGCCGAAATAAAAGACCAATACTACAATATGGGTGAAAAAATCAAACCTGTGATGCATATTGTGGAAGTAGCCGAACGTGCAATGAAAGAATTAGGTATAACCCCTATCACTAAACCTATCCGCGGAGGTACCGATGGTTCTCAACTTAGCTTTATGGGATTGCCTTGTCCTAATATCTTTGCAGGCGGACATAATTTCCACGGTAAATACGAATTTGTACCCGTAGAAAACCTCGAAAAAGCTACCGAAGTGATTATTCGCATTGCTGAATTAGTAGCAAAAAAATAA
- a CDS encoding Lrp/AsnC family transcriptional regulator, whose translation MYALDRIDLALLDELQQDSKQSIKKLSEKVSLSITPVHERIKRLESLGIIQRYVAVANPKALGKKLVAYCQVKLLKHSAELFNEFEKYISTLDEVLEASYMAGGYDFLLKVMLNDMEDYQRFVVHKISKLEIISNIQSSFVIQEIKNTSMIKCLREEAEKTN comes from the coding sequence ATGTATGCATTAGACCGTATTGATTTAGCACTTTTAGATGAATTACAACAAGATAGCAAACAATCTATTAAAAAATTATCCGAGAAAGTAAGCCTGTCAATCACTCCAGTTCACGAACGTATCAAACGATTAGAATCACTAGGGATAATTCAAAGATATGTAGCGGTAGCCAATCCTAAAGCTCTCGGAAAAAAATTGGTAGCTTATTGTCAAGTAAAACTTCTTAAGCATAGTGCCGAATTATTTAATGAGTTCGAAAAATATATAAGCACTTTAGATGAAGTGTTAGAAGCCTCGTATATGGCAGGAGGCTATGACTTTCTGCTAAAAGTTATGCTCAACGATATGGAAGATTATCAGAGATTTGTAGTACACAAAATATCTAAATTAGAAATTATCTCTAACATTCAAAGCTCTTTCGTAATACAAGAAATCAAGAACACCTCTATGATTAAATGTCTACGTGAGGAAGCTGAAAAAACTAATTAA
- a CDS encoding deoxynucleoside kinase, with translation MHIAIAGNIGAGKTTLTSLLAKHYQWEAHFEDVVDNPYLDDFYHQMERWSFNLQIYFLNSRFRQILDFREKGNNIIQDRTIYEDAHIFAPNLHEMGLMSSRDFDNYKSLFALMERLVLPPDLLIYLRSSVPNLVNQIQKRGRDYENTISIDYLNRLNQRYEQWIKSYDKGKLLIIEVDNIDFVNNPEDLGEIINKIDALLYGLF, from the coding sequence ATGCACATAGCAATTGCAGGAAATATAGGAGCTGGAAAAACTACCCTTACCTCTCTATTAGCCAAACACTACCAATGGGAAGCCCATTTCGAAGATGTGGTAGATAACCCTTATTTAGATGATTTTTATCACCAAATGGAGCGCTGGAGTTTTAATTTACAAATATACTTTCTAAACAGTCGCTTCCGACAGATTTTGGATTTTAGAGAGAAAGGAAATAACATCATTCAAGACCGCACTATTTACGAAGATGCTCACATCTTTGCCCCTAACTTACACGAAATGGGACTGATGAGCTCTCGTGATTTCGATAATTACAAGTCTCTATTCGCTCTGATGGAGCGCCTTGTTCTCCCACCAGACCTACTGATTTACCTCAGAAGCTCAGTACCCAACTTAGTAAACCAAATACAAAAGCGCGGTCGAGATTACGAAAATACAATCTCGATAGACTATCTTAACCGCCTCAACCAGCGATACGAACAGTGGATAAAAAGTTACGACAAGGGGAAACTACTCATTATAGAAGTAGACAATATTGATTTCGTAAACAACCCTGAAGATTTAGGTGAAATCATCAATAAAATAGATGCTCTCCTCTACGGATTATTCTAA
- the pfkA gene encoding 6-phosphofructokinase, which yields MSVKKIAVLTSGGDAPGMNAAIRSVVRTCAYHNIEVVGVYRGYQGMIEGDFEEMNARSVRDIINRGGTILKSARSKDFKTPEGRKAAYEKLKAAGVDSLVVIGGDGSFTGALLFNKEFGFPVMGIPGTIDNDIYGTDFTLGYDTALNTVIEAIDKIRDTASSHNRLFFIEVMGRDAGHIALNSGVGAGAEEILIPEENIGLKKLLESLEKSRRTGKTSSLVVVAEGDKIGKNVFELKEYVEQHHPDYDVRVSVLGHMQRGGAPSCFDRVLASRMGVKAVESLLEGKSNYMVGIRNNKMELTPLEKAIKGSSKIDTELLRVAEIMAT from the coding sequence ATGTCAGTAAAAAAAATAGCAGTATTAACATCAGGAGGAGACGCTCCTGGTATGAACGCCGCCATTCGTTCAGTGGTACGTACTTGTGCATACCACAACATCGAAGTGGTAGGTGTATATCGTGGCTATCAGGGAATGATAGAAGGCGATTTTGAAGAAATGAACGCACGTAGCGTTCGAGATATTATCAATAGAGGAGGTACTATCTTGAAATCAGCCCGCTCTAAAGATTTTAAAACTCCTGAAGGGCGCAAGGCAGCTTATGAAAAATTAAAAGCTGCAGGGGTAGATTCTTTGGTAGTAATAGGAGGTGATGGCTCTTTCACTGGGGCACTCTTGTTCAACAAAGAATTTGGTTTCCCCGTAATGGGAATCCCTGGTACTATCGATAACGATATCTATGGTACTGATTTTACTTTGGGATATGATACCGCTCTCAACACTGTAATTGAGGCTATCGACAAGATTAGAGATACTGCAAGCTCTCACAACCGCTTGTTTTTCATAGAAGTAATGGGGCGTGACGCAGGACACATCGCCTTGAACTCTGGAGTAGGGGCAGGTGCTGAAGAAATCTTGATTCCAGAAGAGAATATAGGACTTAAAAAGCTACTTGAATCTTTGGAAAAAAGTCGTAGGACTGGTAAAACTTCCAGCTTGGTAGTGGTTGCTGAAGGCGATAAAATAGGTAAAAACGTATTCGAACTTAAAGAATATGTAGAGCAACACCACCCCGATTACGATGTGCGTGTATCAGTATTAGGGCATATGCAACGTGGAGGTGCTCCTTCTTGCTTCGACCGCGTATTGGCAAGCCGTATGGGGGTAAAAGCAGTAGAATCACTCCTTGAAGGGAAATCTAACTATATGGTAGGAATCCGCAATAATAAAATGGAACTCACTCCGCTTGAAAAAGCTATCAAAGGTAGTTCTAAAATAGATACGGAACTCCTCCGTGTAGCCGAAATAATGGCAACTTAG
- a CDS encoding pyridoxal phosphate-dependent aminotransferase: MPTISHRAQILPQSPIRKLTPYAEKAAKEGKTIYHLNIGQPDIKTPEIAVQAVKDFTPKVLEYTKSEGIDSLREKVVEYYKKHDIKVESSDIIITCGGSEALTYVIATVANADDEIIIPEPYYANYISFSEAFDAVCVPITSSFDDNFALPPIEEFEKKITPRTKAFLICNPGNPTGYLYSKEEILQLATIAKKHDIFLIFDEVYREFVYDGATHYSIMQVEGIEQNAIMIDSVSKRFSMCGARIGWVVSKNKDVMMSVLKFAQARLSPPTYSQIGAERAFDVPETYFEEVLKEYTQRRNVLIEELRKVEGVRVSMPKGAFYCIAELPVENAEDFCIWLLGHFSVNNETVMLAPAEGFYATEGLGRNQVRIAYVLEKEKIVKAIHILGEALKEYNKH; this comes from the coding sequence ATGCCTACAATATCACATAGAGCGCAAATATTGCCTCAGTCACCTATTAGAAAACTGACCCCTTACGCTGAAAAAGCAGCTAAGGAAGGGAAGACTATTTATCACCTCAATATTGGTCAGCCTGACATTAAAACCCCTGAAATAGCCGTACAAGCCGTAAAAGATTTTACCCCTAAGGTATTGGAATATACCAAAAGTGAGGGAATCGATTCTCTTAGAGAAAAGGTGGTGGAATACTACAAAAAACACGATATTAAGGTAGAAAGTAGTGATATTATCATCACTTGTGGAGGTTCTGAAGCTCTTACCTATGTAATTGCTACTGTTGCCAATGCCGATGATGAAATTATCATTCCAGAACCTTACTACGCGAACTATATTAGCTTTTCAGAGGCTTTTGATGCAGTGTGTGTGCCTATTACGTCTTCTTTTGATGATAACTTTGCCTTACCTCCTATAGAAGAGTTTGAGAAAAAGATAACTCCTAGAACCAAAGCTTTTCTCATTTGTAACCCCGGAAATCCTACAGGCTATCTGTATTCTAAAGAAGAAATCTTGCAATTGGCAACAATAGCTAAAAAACACGATATTTTCCTTATTTTCGATGAGGTATACCGAGAGTTCGTGTATGATGGTGCTACCCATTATTCCATTATGCAAGTAGAAGGCATTGAACAAAATGCTATAATGATAGATTCGGTATCTAAACGTTTCAGTATGTGTGGAGCGCGCATCGGGTGGGTAGTCTCTAAGAATAAAGACGTGATGATGTCTGTTTTGAAGTTCGCTCAAGCACGCTTGTCTCCCCCTACTTATTCACAAATAGGAGCTGAGCGCGCTTTTGATGTACCCGAAACTTATTTTGAAGAGGTATTAAAGGAATATACTCAGCGTAGGAACGTGCTCATTGAAGAACTCCGAAAAGTAGAAGGTGTACGTGTATCGATGCCTAAGGGGGCTTTCTATTGTATAGCCGAATTGCCTGTAGAAAATGCAGAAGACTTCTGTATATGGCTTTTAGGCCATTTTTCAGTAAATAACGAAACGGTAATGTTAGCTCCTGCCGAAGGTTTTTATGCTACCGAAGGTTTAGGGCGCAACCAAGTGCGTATAGCTTATGTGCTCGAGAAGGAGAAGATAGTAAAAGCTATTCACATATTAGGTGAAGCTCTAAAGGAATACAACAAACATTAA